From the genome of Stigmatella aurantiaca, one region includes:
- a CDS encoding TIGR02266 family protein — MPEQKTGPEHRQHTRAPIELKVDYKKLNSFFADYTKNISKGGTFIKTKKPLPIGTRFLFKLTVPQREAPFELLGEVVWSKGDGDEPGMGIRFIYSNDSQRTEFEAVVEKLMADSLGTDLTEKLLKKPLHS, encoded by the coding sequence ATGCCCGAACAGAAGACCGGTCCCGAGCACCGCCAGCACACGCGGGCGCCCATCGAACTGAAAGTCGATTACAAGAAGCTCAACTCCTTCTTCGCCGACTACACGAAGAACATCTCCAAGGGTGGCACCTTCATCAAGACGAAGAAGCCGCTGCCCATCGGCACGCGCTTCCTCTTCAAGCTGACGGTGCCCCAGCGCGAGGCGCCCTTCGAGCTGCTGGGCGAGGTGGTCTGGTCCAAGGGGGATGGGGACGAGCCCGGCATGGGCATCCGCTTCATCTACAGCAACGACTCCCAGCGCACGGAGTTCGAGGCCGTCGTCGAGAAGCTCATGGCGGACAGCCTGGGCACGGACCTGACCGAGAAGCTCCTCAAGAAGCCCCTGCACTCATGA
- a CDS encoding DUF192 domain-containing protein — MKLHSVKTGALSALLLLVACQAPEAQGKPPASRPPVTDVSAEDYVLPPLPRAWVRLKDAFGGVHRVEVEVAATPESRTRGMMWRKELAAGKGMLFLFPEEEVQSFWMRNTLIPLDMLFINSKMHLVGISERAVPRTLTPRSVGVPSQFVLEVPGGWCQSVGVVKGATVEFEGVSSIPIVP; from the coding sequence ATGAAGCTCCATTCCGTCAAGACGGGGGCCCTGTCGGCCCTGCTGCTGCTCGTGGCCTGCCAGGCGCCCGAAGCCCAGGGCAAGCCTCCCGCGAGCCGCCCGCCTGTCACCGATGTGTCCGCGGAGGACTATGTGCTGCCCCCGCTGCCGCGTGCCTGGGTCCGCCTCAAGGATGCTTTTGGAGGGGTTCACCGGGTGGAGGTGGAAGTGGCCGCCACGCCGGAGTCCCGCACGCGCGGGATGATGTGGCGCAAGGAGCTGGCCGCCGGCAAGGGCATGCTCTTTCTCTTCCCCGAGGAGGAGGTGCAGAGCTTCTGGATGCGCAACACGCTCATCCCCCTGGACATGCTCTTCATCAACTCGAAGATGCATCTGGTGGGCATCAGCGAACGGGCCGTGCCGCGCACGCTCACGCCGCGCTCGGTGGGGGTGCCCAGCCAGTTCGTGCTGGAGGTCCCCGGCGGCTGGTGCCAGTCGGTGGGGGTGGTGAAGGGCGCGACCGTGGAGTTCGAGGGTGTCTCCTCCATCCCCATCG